One genomic window of Eriocheir sinensis breed Jianghai 21 unplaced genomic scaffold, ASM2467909v1 Scaffold564, whole genome shotgun sequence includes the following:
- the LOC126993120 gene encoding acanthoscurrin-2-like, whose translation MLKHSLALLSLALLLGVACVSAGGGYGRGGGGGGFGRGGGGGGFGGGKGGFGGGGFGGGKGGFGGGGFGGGGFGGGKGGFGGGSFGGGKGGFGGGGFGGGGFGGGKGGFGGGHGGGGFGGGGFGGGKGGFGGGHGGGGFGGGGFGGGGFGGGGHGGGYGK comes from the exons atg CTGAAACACTCTCTCgccctcctgtccctcgccctGCTCCTCGGCGTGGCCTGCGTCAGCGCCGGCGGCGGCTATGGccgcggcggcggaggaggtggcttcggccgcggcggcggcggcggcggatttGGCGGTGGAAAGGGCGGCTTTGGCGGCGGCGGATTTGGCGGAGGAAAGGGCGGCTttggcggcggcggcttcggcgGCGGCGGATTTGGCGGAGGAAAGGGCGGCTTTGGCGGCGGCAGTTTTGGAGGCGGCAAGGGTGGATttggcggcggcggcttcggcgGCGGTGGTTTCGGCGGCGGCAAGGGAGGTTTCGGCGGcggccatggcggcggcggcttcggcgGCGGTGGTTTCGGCGGCGGCAAGGGAGGTTTCGGCGGcggccatggcggcggcggcttcggcggcggcggcttcggcggcggcggcttcggcgGTGGCGGCCATGGCGGCGGCTACGGCAAATAA